The Candidatus Latescibacterota bacterium region GTTATATGTCGAGCCGGACAGGTATGATGTCAACAGCCCATCCTCTCTGGTAGGTAACGGCCCCGGAAGCAGGGCGAAGAACTTTCACTTCAGTCACGTATATCATACCATCTTCTGGGATTCGGGGAATCTCAATTCCGGGACGATCACAGAAGGCACCGCTCATAGCGACAAAAGTAATGACTGTCAGATGTTGCTCGACTGGATGAACTTGTCGGAACATAAGGTGGGGCTGTGGGTGATGGGGGATGATGTGGCGAACGATCTCGCTGGATCACCTGCCCCTTCGGCGCTTGGCCTTTTGAACGTCTGCGGGGTCGAATGTCTGAACGATAGTTACTTTGAGCTCTCCGGTGGCCATGTTGCCGGCGGTGTCGTGAATCCTCTGGTGGCGGGGGTTGGAATATATACTGGAATTACATACTATGTCTTCGGCGGCTGTCCTGTGATCAACGGTTTCGACGTACTCGAGACAACGGGCACCGGTGCCTACTCACTGCAACTGCCCGACTACAGCAGTAGCCAGTATTACATCGGAGTAACAAACAGCCAGCTGAACTCGGCTGCTAGTCCGATGCGCACATCATGGATCGGCCACAGTATGATGTATGTGCGTAATGTCGGAGAGGGC contains the following coding sequences:
- a CDS encoding T9SS type A sorting domain-containing protein; amino-acid sequence: LYVEPDRYDVNSPSSLVGNGPGSRAKNFHFSHVYHTIFWDSGNLNSGTITEGTAHSDKSNDCQMLLDWMNLSEHKVGLWVMGDDVANDLAGSPAPSALGLLNVCGVECLNDSYFELSGGHVAGGVVNPLVAGVGIYTGITYYVFGGCPVINGFDVLETTGTGAYSLQLPDYSSSQYYIGVTNSQLNSAASPMRTSWIGHSMMYVRNVGEGYPVREELLQMTMTFFVDYTFPPTGTGDIPAVSSLTQNYPNPFNPSTTLNFGMAKKGHVSLKIYNVAGQLVRMLVNEERDAGSYSEIWDGTSDSGSKVASGVYFYRMKTGSFEQNRKMVLLR